In Herpetosiphonaceae bacterium, the genomic window GTGGCAGATCGCAATCGCCAGCGCGTCGGCGGCGTCGTCCGGCTTGGGGATCGTATCCAGCCCCAGCGTGAGCCGCACCATATCCTGCATCTGTTTTTTGTCGGCGTGCCCGTACCCGGCGACAGCCTGCTTGATTGCCATCGGGCGGTACTCCTGAATCGGAATGCTGGCATCGGCCAGCGCCAGCAGCGCGATCCCGCGCGCGTGGCCCACCGCCAGCGCGGTTGTCACGTTTTTGGAGAAGAATAGCTCCTCAATGCCCGCAGTCTCTGGCCGGTACTGCTCCATCAGCGCCACCAGGCCCCGGTGGAGCAGTTGGAGCCGCTGCGGCAGCGCCAGCTCCTTGGGCGTGGTCAGCGCGCCATAGTCCACACAGCGCAGCCCGCCCTGCCCATCTTCTTCGACGATGCCCCAGCCCATGATCGCGGTGCCGGGATCGATACCTAGTGTACGCATAGACAATTAAGAACA contains:
- the ruvC gene encoding crossover junction endodeoxyribonuclease RuvC, which gives rise to MRTLGIDPGTAIMGWGIVEEDGQGGLRCVDYGALTTPKELALPQRLQLLHRGLVALMEQYRPETAGIEELFFSKNVTTALAVGHARGIALLALADASIPIQEYRPMAIKQAVAGYGHADKKQMQDMVRLTLGLDTIPKPDDAADALAIAICHAYTGPILERYREEG